A single Mustelus asterias chromosome 4, sMusAst1.hap1.1, whole genome shotgun sequence DNA region contains:
- the mars2 gene encoding methionine--tRNA ligase, mitochondrial, with protein MRGSVSARALRLASQLPSVCSLPDSGRRRLLPPGRAAPRTDRAGSSGPAAGHCGPSLITTPIFYVNATPHIGHLYSAVLADALYRARTLLGYEAKFATGTDEHGLKIQQAADAAAEEPLKFCSKVSLEFRTLFQQSLVSYTDYIRTTEERHKNAVQHFWCVLRDKGYLYQGSYEGWYSVPDETFLSESQVMERKDAYGNLIKVSIESGHKVEWTKEENYMFRLSEFRPMLLDWLKKNPHAIYPEKFQHIVVHWLQEELPDLSVSRQRSRLKWGIPVPEDSTQTIYVWLDALVNYLTVAGYPEDHNCWWSRVHHIVGKDILKFHAIYWPAFLMAAGLQLPKQICVHSHWTVNGQKMSKSLGNVIDPMERFSVYTADGFRYFLLRQGVPETDCDYYDDKVRKVLNAELADALGGLLNRCTGTRLNPDQIYSSFSNHCFPKSPYVGHSSRATAEDYKMIQLVEQLPLDVEHRFEKFQIYKALEAINFCIRLTNGFFHRHAPWKLDRTNAEDCCWLDTVLHVTLECLRVYGILLQPVVPALANKLLSRLAIGPQERDWRHLNFLAKYHNNICLFEGRKLGPDTGLLFNRLERTDKTQSKAQDNWKMMKIQHTLK; from the exons ATGAGAGGCTCAGTGTCCGCCCGGGCCCTCCGCCTGGCTTCTCAGCTGCCTTCTGTCTGCTCACTCCCTGACAGTGGCCGCCGCCGCCTCCTGCCCCCGGGCCGcgctgcccctcgcactgacCGTGCTGGCTCCTCGGGCCCTGCGGCGGGTCACtgcggcccttccctcatcaccaCCCCCATCTTCTACGTGAATGCGACTCCTCACATCGGCCACCTGTACTCAGCGGTCCTGGCGGACGCCCTGTACCGTGCCAGGACTTTACTGGGATATGAAGCCAAGTTTGCAACAG GGACAGATGAACACGGCCTGAAGATTCAACAAGCTGCAGATGCTGCAGCTGAAGAGCCACTGAAATTCTGTTCCAAAGTATCTTTGGAGTTCAGGACTTTATTCCAACAGTCTCTAGTTTCATACACAGATTATATTCGAACTACGGAGGAACGTCACAAAAATGCTGTCCAACATTTTTGGTGCGTCTTGCGTGACAAGGGTTACCTCTACCAAGGATCGTATGAGGGATGGTATTCCGTTCCAGATGAGACTTTCCTGTCAGAGTCACAGGTTATGGAAAGAAAGGATGCATATGGGAACCTCATTAAAGTATCTATAGAGAGTGGACACAAG GTGGAATGGACTAAAGAAGAAAATTACATGTTCAGGCTGTCTGAATTTAGACCAATGTTGTTAGACTGGTTGAAGAAAAATCCACATGCAATATATCCTGAAAAGTTCCAACACATTGTTGTCCATTGGCTACAGGAAGAACTTCCAGACTTATCGGTATCTCGACAGAGAAGCCGTTTGAAGTGGGGTATCCCCGTTCCTGAAGATTCAACACAAACAATTTATGTATGGTTGGATGCCTTAGTTAATTATCTTACTGTAGCAGGTTATCCAGAGGATCATAATTGTTGGTGGTCTAGAGTACATCACATTGTTGGGAAGGATATTCTGAAGTTCCACGCTATATATTGGCCTGCTTTCCTAATGGCAGCTGGTCTGCAGTTACCAAAGCAAATTTGTGTACATTCACATTGGACAGTCAATGGTCAGAAGATGTCCAAGAGCCTTGGCAATGTTATTGATCCCATGGAACGATTTTCTGTGTATACTGCTGATGGCTTCAGATATTTTTTGCTGCGGCAAGGTGTGCCAGAAACAGACTGTGACTATTACGATGATAAAGTGCGTAAAGTTCTAAATGCAGAGCTTGCAGATGCGTTGGGAGGTCTCCTTAATCGCTGTACAGGCACACGCCTGAATCCTGACCAAATCTACTCATCTTTTTCAAATCACTGTTTTCCTAAGAGTCCTTACGTGGGCCATTCAAGCAGAGCAACAGCTGAGGATTACAAAATGATCCAATTAGTTGAGCAACTACCTTTAGATGTTGAGCACCGCTTTGAAAAGTTTCAAATTTATAAAGCTTTAGAAGCTATCAATTTTTGCATTCGGTTAACAAATGGCTTTTTCCACCGGCATGCTCCCTGGAAACTTGACCGGACAAATGCTGAAGATTGCTGCTGGCTGGATACCGTGCTTCATGTTACTTTGGAATGCCTGCGGGTTTACGGGATTCTTTTGCAGCCAGTGGTCCCAGCACTTGCTAACAAATTGCTTTCGCGGTTGGCTATTGGGCCACAGGAGCGAGACTGGAGACATTTGAACTTTTTGGCCAAATACCATAATAATATTTGCCTTTTTGAAGGAAGAAAGTTGGGGCCTGATACTGGACTCCTGTTTAACAGATTGGAAAGGACAGATAAAACACAGAGCAAAGCTCAAGACAATTGGAAGATGATGAAAATTCAACATACTCTAAAATAA